A window of Microbacterium lushaniae genomic DNA:
GATGGACGGCCCTGCAGTGGGGATGGCTCGTCGCCGTGCTCGTGCTCGGGTGGCTGATCCTGCCGTTCTACTTCATCACGTCGGGCGTCTACACGAACTGGCCCGTCGTGGACACCCCGGAGATGATCGCACGCCTGTTCGTGGGCGTGGGGGCCGTGGGCATCTGGGACGAGCTGTTCTTCATCTGCACCGTGTACGTGCTGCTGCGCCGCCACTTCCCCGACTGGCAGGCCAACCTGCTGCAGGCGGTCGTGTTCGTGTCGTTCCTGTGGGAGCTCGGCTATCAGGCCTGGGGGCCGGTGCTCACCATCCCGTTCGCGCTGGTGCAGGCGATCCTGTTCCTGCGCACGCGCTCCCTCGGCTACGTCGTGACGGTGCACCTGCTCTTCGACGCGGTCGTGTTCGGGGTGCTCGTGCACGCCCACAACCCCGGCCTGATCCCGATCTTCCTCCTCTAGCCCCCGCCCCGCCCGCTCCCTCGGCGCCGAAACACCACATCCCGCCCGAAACACCCGGCGACGCATGATGCGTCGGACGAGATGTGGTGTTTCGACCGGGGGTACGCTGGATGGCGGATGCCGACCGCATCCCCGGACGAGGGATCAGTACCCGGACAGCGACAAGACTGGCCAAGGAGCTCTGTCATGTCGTGGATCGTTCTGGTCGTCTCCGGTGTCCTCGAAGCGGTCTGGGCGACCGCGCTGGGCAGGTCGGAGGGGTTCACCAAGCTCTGGCCGACGGTGATCTTCGGTGCCGCCCTCGTGGCGAGCATGGGCGGCCTCGCGTGGGCACTGCGGGAGATCCCCACCGGCACCGGCTACGCCGTGTGGGTCGGGATCGGGGCCACCCTGACCGTCGCGTACGGAATGTTCACGGGCACCGAGCCGGTGTCGCTCGTGAAGATCCTGCTCATCCTGGGCCTGGTCGGCTGCATCATCGGACTGAAGCTCGTCAGCTCCTGACGCGGGCCGCCGCGTCAGGGGTCGATCGCGGGGAGACATGGACGGACCGTCGGCCCCTCTGCTCCCGCTCGTACTGACCGGACTCGGCATGGCCGCCGCCGGCGTGCTCCTGGTGTGGCTCGCCCGACGAGGCCGCGACGGCCGGCTGCCGCGCAATCAGTTCGCCCGGGTGCGCACGATGCTGACGCTCGGGACGGCGGTGTGGATGGTCGGGTGGGTGCTGCGCGGAGCCGCGGCCGCCCAGCGCGCCGCGCGGGCCGCCGTGGAGGGGCGCCACTGAGGGGTCAGCCGGTGTCGGGAGAGGGCGCGCGCCGGTGATAACCTCGATCAGTACGCCTCCGTAGCTCAGTGGATAGAGCGCCGGTTTCCGGTACCGTAGGTCGCAGGTTCGACTCCTGTCGGGGGCACTGAAGATCGTACGCAGAACGGGGCTCGATCCGTGCGCGGAACGGCCCAGAACGAGAAATGCGCCGCCTGGTTTCAGGCGGCGCTTTCTCGTTTCGCGGGTCTCGGGCGCCGGCTTCGTCTCACTCCGCCGCAGAGCATCCGAGGGGCGAAGAGGAGCTTTCCGCCCACCGCTTTCCCCGCCGCCGGTTGCCGGGCACGCATCGCCAGCGGTGCACTTCATCGCAGATCGAAGGTGTCGAGCATGTGGGGGGTGTCCAAGAGGGTGTGCGGCGCGAAGGCGTGATAGGCCCACACGTGAACCCACGCATTGCCCGTGCGCACCGTGAGGTAGGTCTTGATCATGCCCGGCCCGAGGTAGGTGAAGAGCAGGAAGATCAGCGAGAGGGTCGTGGTCTGCGGGGATGTGAAGACGGTCCAGGCGTCCCAGAAGTGCAACCCGGCGTAGGTGAGGCCGCCGCACAGCACGGTGGCTGTGACGGAGCCGGTGAGCTTGAGGTAGCGCGGAACCAGGATGGCGTACACGAACACCATCGCGGGCAGCACCGCGCCTGCCATGTACAGCAGGAAAGTCAACGCGGCTCCCGCGGCCAGCTGCCCCGGCGGCAGGCCGAGCGTCGCGGGGGCCAGTGCGAAGATTTGGAACGCCGTCTCCAGCGCGAGCACGACGATGATGACGAGGACGTCGTTCTTGGCGTCGGTCGAGCGAAGCCCGAGCGCGACCGACGAGTACCGTCGACGGAAATACAGCAGCGGGATCACCGCATAGACGGCCACGTTGTACCCGGCCCACGTCAAGACCTCCGCCGGGGGAAGGTGCTCATGGGTGCCGAACAGTGTTCCCGCGAGGTGAAGGCCGAAAGGGTGCCATCCGAACGCTCGAGCGAGAAGGAAGCCCCCGAGCAGCCCGGTCGCTCCGTACGCGAGCAGCGCGAAGGTCTCGGCGCGGGCCCGGTGGCGATCGGGCGCACGTCCCGCGACGTCCACGGGCGCACGACGCCGGGTCAGCAGGTACACCACGCCCATCAGCATCAGAACCTCCACCAGCGCCAGGTTGACCTCCACCAGGATCTGCCACGTGGATTTCCCGGCGCGCGCGGGCCAGCCGAACGGCAGCGCACCGGGCGCGGTGATCGCCACCCAAACGTTCGCAGCCACCCATCCCGCGGTCGCCACCCACAGACTCCAGTGCCCCGGAAGCCGCCGTCTGCCGTGACGACCGGAAGCTGACGCATCAGCGGCGTCATCCGTCTTCACGCGGGGAACCGCCGCTGATCCGCGCGTGTCACGTGACCCGTCCACGTTGCCTCCCTGGTGCTAGTACGCCTGTGATACTTCGGAAAGTATCACGACTGTGATACAACGGAAAGGTGCCGAGAATGGTTGACGCCGATCAGCGCAGAGACGAGATCGCTTCGGCGGTGTGGCGGGTCATTCGCCGCGATGGTCTGGAACGGGCGTCCGTGCGGGAGGTGGCGCGCGAAGCCGGGCTGTCCACGGGGTCGCTGCGGCACTATTTCAGCAGCCAGCCGGAGTTGCTGGTCTTCACGATGAGGTCGGTGATGGAGCGGATCGAGCGGCGCGTCGCGGCGGTGCATCAGCCGGATGATGCGTTGCAGGCCGCGAAGCTGGTGCTGGCGGAGCTGCTGCCGTTGGACGACGAGCGGCAAGCAGAGAACGAGGTGTGGATGGCCTTCACTTCTCGGGCTCTGGTCGACCCTCAGCTCGGATCACTGCGCGACGAAGCCTATGACCGGATGCGTGAGGCCTGTGTGCTGTGGGTCGGCCGGTTGTGCGGTGACGCCGGCGAGGACGTGCGCGAGGTGGAAGCGGAACGCTTGTTCGCCGTGCTCGACGGCCTGGCCGTCCACGCAGCCATCCGGCCAGAACGTGCGACGCCCGCTCGGCTGCGGGCCGCGCTCGATCATCACCTGGACCAGGTCACCTCGTCGTGTCGCTGACATCAGGAACCGGCCGCAAACCTTCATCGATCATCCCCGGTGCCACTGGCGTGCGAGGTCTCCCACGCTCGTGCCGACCGCCGTCAGAATCCCGCAGGTCCGTCGTCAGCCGTAACCGCCCAGCAGGGCGATGCACGGGCCGATCACGATGAGCCATGCCGCGCCCGTCATGATGAGCATCCCGGTGCCGTAGGGGCGGGTGCGCGGAGAGAACATCAGGGCGATGGAGACGACGGCGATGGCGATGAACGGCCATAGGAAGCCGAAGATGGTGCTCGCGACGCCGAGCGTGCCGAGGGCCAGCACGATGCCCAGCACGTAGGCGCCGCAGCCGATGCCGAGGCCCGCCGCGATGCCTCTGCCGAACCTCCGGCGGTCACCGGGCGGCTGCTGCGGCGCGGGAGCAGGCTGCGGCCCCCCGGGCGGCGGCGCGAACTGCGGCGGCGGTGGTGTGCCGTACGGTGCGGGGGCGGGCGGCACCGCAGGCGCGGGCGGGCCGGCGACGGCGTCCGCGTCACTGGGATCGGCGGATTCCGGCTCCTCGGGCGTGCCCGGCGCGTCGCGCGGCGGCTCTTCGGGGTCGTCAGGCGTGCTGGGCATTCGACGTCGTCCTTCCTGATTCGGTTTCGGGGTCGGCGGTTTCGCGGAGCGTCCCGCGCCGCGCCATCCACACGATGCGTGCGAGCAGCAGCGGGATGGTGACGGCCAGGAACAGCTGCGGGCGCGTGAGGCCGAGCCAGGCGACCTCGTTGCCGCGCACGAACTCCACACCGAAACGGAAGAGCGCGTACGCCGCGATGAACAGCGTGAGCGTCTCCCCGGCGGCGACCGGGCGGTGGCGCAGCCAGAACCACAGCAGGGCGAAGGCCGCCGCATGGAAGACGATCTCGTAGACGAAGCTCGGATGCAGCGGCACCCCGGCCTCGGCCCCCACCCGTGCGGCGGCCGCCGGGTCGAGCACGATGCCCCATCCGCCGCCGGTGGGGGTTCCGGGCTTCTCGGTGAGGAGGCATCCGATGCGCCCGATCACCATCGCCAGCGCGACGGCGGGGGCGAAGAGGTCGCCGGTGCGATCGGGGAAGCGCACGATGCGCTTGGCCACGTGCACGCCCAGCCACGCGCCCACCAGCGCCGACAGCATCGAGGCGTTGCCGTACGCGAGCTGATCGATGAGGCTCAGGTTCCGCGAGGGATCCAGGTGCTGGGCCCACGTGCCCAGGCGGGAGAACACCGCCGCGCCCATCAGTGCCCCGAGGACGATATAGGCCACCCGCGGATCGCTCACCCCGCGGCGGCGTCTCTCCACCAGGAACACCACGCCGGCAGCTCCCAGGCCCAGGGCGACGAAGACGGCGTGCGTGTCCACCGGCGGCAGCCACGGGATGAGGTCGCGAAGAGTGGGGAACACCGGTCAGCTCAGCAATCTCACCCACATCATGACCCACAACGGGGTGGCCACCAGTGCCAGCACCTCGAGGACCCAGAGGTAGACCAGGACCAGACGCGTGTCGCCGAGCCGGCAGCGCGAGCGGAGGAGCCCCGCCCGCCGGGCGCGGGTGTACCCGGCGATGGCGACGCCGGCGAAGACGGCCACGACGATCGGGCCGAGGAGGGCGGCGATCGCGGCGACGGTCGTGAACACGCACAGCCGCAGCGGGTCGAACGGCGCAGCGGGGTCGGCCACCGACGGGTCGCGCTGATTGAGGTGGCCGAAGTCGGCGGTGCTCATGCGACGCTCACGGGGATCTGCCGGCGACCGCCGGTGGCCGTGGAGATGCGGGTGCGCGAGAGCGGTGCCCACGCCTGCACGGCGCAGAACGGCGCGCACTGGTGGGCGGCGGTGGTCTCGTTGACGGTCGCCACGTGCACGCAGCACTGGGTGAGGCGCTCTTCGATCATCGTGTTGATGTCCATGAAGGGCTTGACCGTGATGCGCAGCACGCGCTCACCCATCATCTTCCGCAGCCGCGCGTGCTGACCGGGGAGCTTGGATGCGGCGAGGGTCGCGAGCGTGCCGATCCCGAGGTCGCAGTTCTGGCAGATGTCGCGCCAGATGGTGGCCATCGACGGGTGCGACAGCGACGACTGCTCGCTCAGCAGGTCCAGCAGCGAGCCCTTCACGACCTCCCGGATCGCCTTGTTCACGTTCGAGTCGGCGATGCGGTTGGCGAGCATGTCGGGCTGGAGGTCGAGGAAGCCCTTCAGCTGGTCGTGGCCGATCAGCCCGACGAGCGATTTCCAGTCGCCGGAGTCGTCCTTCAGCAGGTACCCCACCGAGCAGCAGTGCGGATGGCTGCACGGCAGCGCCGTGAGGTCGCGCCACGTGACCTCGCCGCCGGTCTGCGGACCGAGCCTGGCGAGCACCCCCGTGTGGGTGAGGCGCGCGGTGGGGTCGATGCCGGAGGAGCGTCCGGAGCCGAACACCGGCTGGATCGTGACGCCGCCGACGAAGGGCGTCGCCATCGCGCGGCGGATGACGTCACCCATCTCGCCGTCGTTGACCCCGAGCGTCGCGGTCATGGTGAGCGTCATGAACACACCCGCATCCGAGAGCCGCTGGATCGCGCGCTCCTTGAATCGGCGGATGTCGGCTCCCCGGTGGAACCGGGACGATTCGGCGGATTCGCCGTCGTACTGCAGGTAGATCTCCACGCGCTCGCGGTGCTTCTTGAGCGTCTCCACGAATGCGTCGTCCTGGGCGATGCGCAGGCCGTTGGAGTTGATCAGGATGCGCACGACCGGCCGCGCCACGAGGTGCTCGAGCAGCTGCTCGAGCCACGGGTACAGCGTCGGTTCGCCGCCGGAGAGCATGAGCACGTCGATCCGGCCGTTCTCCCGCGCCAGTCGTGCGTCGACCGACGCGAGCACCTCCGCCAGCGGCGCGATGGAGGATGCGGCGGGGCTGGACTCCGCGAAGCACGTGGGGCAGCGCAGGTTGCAGTGGTCGGTGAGGTCTTCCAGCAGGATGCACGTGTGCTGGGTCTGCATCTGCGGCAGCCCGTCCTCGTACGCCGACGGCACCGGCTTGAAGTTTCCCGCGAGATCGGGGGTGTGCACCTTGGTCGGCGCCGTCCACTGCTCGAGGTACGTGAGGATCTCGGCGGACTCGTCGTAGAGCGTGCGGATGAGGCCGTGATCGGGGCATCCGCGCTCGAGCCAGATCGTCCCGTCGCGATCGGCGAGCCACCCCGACAGCCGCCGGACCTCGCTCAGCGGGCGGTCCGGATCCTCCTCGTGGCATTGCGGGCAGAATGCGTTGACGTATCGATGGACGCGGTAGTCGCGCAGGGGCATCCCCGCTCCGGCCTGGCTCATTGGCTCACCATAGCCGGGCCATAGCTGCGGATCAGACGCGGCTCGCGCGCATCATCCTGCCGCGCCCGCGCGGCCGGGCGGCTCAGCCGGTGACGGGCTCGCCGGGGTCGCGCGCGTCGCTGAGCCCGATCATCCGCCCGCCGGCGGTGGACCCGGGGCGGTGCGAGGTGCCGGGCGAGAACACGACGTAGGTTCCCGCCGGATACGTCGTGCCGTTGTCGTCGATCTCGCCGGACGCCACGTAATAGCGCTCCTCGAGCACGTGATGATCCGTGGTGGGCCACCGCGTCCCGGGAGCGAAGTCGTAGGCCCACGCGCGGATCAGGTCGGTCGCGGGCAGAAGGCGCCCGGTGATGCCGGGGGTCACCTCGAAGGTGGGCAGTTCGTCGATCCGCACGACCTGGATGTCGGCGGGGGCGGGGGAGTGCTCGGTCATGCCGCCATCGTGGACCCGGCGCGGCCGTTCCCGCCCGCGCCGGTCGGTCAAGGGGAAGCGGGATCCTGCCAGCGCGCTCCCGCGACGATGTCGTCTACTCCGCGCCGCTGTCGGTGTCGGTCTGCGGGGCGTCGATCACGCCGATGCCGACCGCTTCATGATCGGGCTCCGCATCCAGCGGCTTGTCGGCCTTGGGTTCTTCCCCTGGGTCCTTCTCGGTGCTGGGCTCGATGAGCTCGTCGCCGGCGGGCATGTCGTCGTCGTTGCGCTGTCCGTCCGCATCGGCCGAATTGCTCATTCTCTGACTCCGTTCGTCGTGTCCTCATCAGCAGGGTGCCACCGAAGGCCCGCTGCGGACAGAGGGTTGACCCGCAGCGGCAGGTCACCCACTGCGCGCCGGCAGTACACCGCTCCGGTCGGCGGGGCCGATCCCGCCACCGGGCACCGCGGCCCGGGGGAGAAGTGGATGCCGGGCGGGATGCGCAAGACCTGGCACGCGCGGTGGCGAGCGGGTTGGGTGGGGAAGCGGCCGGTGCCAGAGCCGCAGACGATGAGGAGCGCAGCATGCGTGCAGTGATGATGTACGGGCCCGGCGATGTGCGGGTGGAGGAGCGGCCCAGACCGGAGATCCTCGCGCCGACGGATGCGGTCATCCGCGTGACGGCGACCTGCATCTGCGGGTCCGACCTGTGGCCGTACCGCGGGCTCGAGCCGCTCGCCGCGACTCCCCAGCGGATGGGCCACGAGTACATCGGTGTCGTCGAGGAGATCGGAGCGGAGGTGCGGAACCTGACGGCGGGAGACTACGTCGTGGGGTCCTTCGTCGCCTCCGACAACACGTGCGAGATCTGCCGTGCCGGATACCAGTCCCGCTGCGTGCATCAGGTGATGATGGGCGCGATCGGCACGCAGGCGGAGTACGCCCGCATCCCGCTGGCCGATGGAACTCTCGTCCGGACCCCGGCAGAGCCGACCCCGGAGCAGGTGCCCTCGCTCCTGGCGGCATCCGATGTGCTCGGCACCGGGTGGTACGCCGCGGTGGCCGCCGAGGCCGCGCCGGGAAAGACGGTCGCCGTCGTCGGCGACGGAGCCGTCGGGCTGCTCGGCATCCTCGCCGCCAGTCAGCTGGGTGCCGAGCGGGTCATCGCGATGTCGCGTCACGCCGACCGGCAGGCCCTGGCGCGCAGGTTCGGGGCGACCGACATCGTCGCCGACCGCGGTGAGGCCGGTGTCGCGGCCATCAAGGACATGACCCACGGCCTGGGCGCCCACAGCGTCATCGAGGCGGTGGGCACGCAGGGGTCGATGGAGCAGGCGATCCGCTCCACCCGGCCCGGCGGCCACATCGGGTACGTGGGCGTGTCGCACGACGTGACCCTCGACGGCGCCGAGCTGTTCTTCGCCAGCGTGCACCTGCACGGCGGACCGGCGCCGGTGCGCCGTTTCCTGCCCGAACTCGTCGAGCTGATCTGGGACGGCGTCATCGTCCCCGGCGACGTGTTCGACCTCACCCTGCCCCTGGCGGATGCGGCGGAGGGCTACCGTGCGATGGACGAGCGCCGCGCGATCAAGGTTCTGCTGACCCTGTGATGCGCGCCGTCGGCGCTGCGAGTGCCGGCGGAGCGCGGGGTGCCCGGCGCGCACGTCGCGTCAGGCACCCCGCGTGCGCTCAGATGCTCGTCGCGCCACCCGCGTCGCCGTCGGTGACGGCATCGGCGGCGGCTTCTTCCGCCGCGGCGCCCTCCTCCGGAGACTCCGAGCCGGTCTGGGCGGCGGTGTCGTCGGCGGCGGGTGAATCGTCCTGCTGCGAGCCGCTGTTCTCGGAACGGTCGCTGTGGGTGGCGTCGGTCATGATTCTCCTTCGATCGGATCCCAGCCAACAGCAGCGGTGCCCGCGGGCGGAAGGGCTTGCGGATCGGGAGGTCCCCTGGCAGGCGACGGACAGGAGCTGCTGGCACGCTGGAGGGATGAGCCGTTCCGCAGACCCTGCCCGATACGACCTCGAGGGGCTCCGCGACCGGGTGCTCGCCGAAGAGGGCGGGACGGTGGATGACAGCATCCCCGAGCTCGCCGGTGCCGACGCCGACCTGTGCGCGATCGCGCTGGCGCTGCCCGACGGCACGGTGCGCGGCAGCACGCAGGCGGATGTGCCGTTCAGCATCCAGTCCGCCGTCAAGCCGTTCCTCTTCGCGCTCGCGCTGGTGGACACCGGCGGCGAGGCGCTGCACCGCATCGGGATCGAACCGACCGGCGAGGCGTTCGACGCGATCAAACTGGAAAGCGGCACGGGGCGTCCGCCCAACCCGATGGTCAACGCCGGTGCGCTGCTGACGGCGGCTCTCGTCGACGGTGGCGATGTCGAGGGTCGCAACGAACGCATCCGGCGCGGCCTCGCGGCGTTCGCGGGGCGGGAGCTCGAGGTCGACGAAGACGTCGCGCGCAGCGAGCATCTGCTCGGCGACCGCAATCACGCCCTCGCGCACCTGATGCGCGCCGAGGGCACGCTGGAGGTGGGGGCCGACGACGCGGTCGCCGTGTATGCGCGCGCGTGCGCGACCCTCGTGGACGCCGAGGCGCTCGCGGTCATGGGGGCGACGCTGGCGTGCGGGGGTGTGAACCCGGTGACGGGGGAGCGCGTGCTGCCGGAGGAATCGGCTCGTGACGTCGTGTCGGTCATGGCCACGTGCGGTGTCTACGACGGATCGGGCCGGTGGATGCGCGGCGTCGGCATCCCCGCGAAATCCAGCGTCTCCGGCGCCATCGTGCTGTCGGCGCCGCGGACCCTCGGCGCCGCCGTGATCAGCCCCCCGCTGGACGAGCGGGGCACGAGCGTGCGCGGGCGCATCGCCTGCGAACGCCTCAGCGACGAACTGGGCCTGCACGTCTTCGGCTGACGGGCTTCAGCG
This region includes:
- a CDS encoding CPBP family intramembrane glutamic endopeptidase; protein product: MTAHAVPPAPTRPALSWGLVPALLVCLAAPAFFVLQIAWLGWILLAAGLVSAWLVERRDGTASLRRRDEDEPPSLLRDLSLIALGQLIVSAIPLKAELDNMAMLRFTIALGGAVLVPYLVSRYVYRDYAIRFPWRGGGRWTALQWGWLVAVLVLGWLILPFYFITSGVYTNWPVVDTPEMIARLFVGVGAVGIWDELFFICTVYVLLRRHFPDWQANLLQAVVFVSFLWELGYQAWGPVLTIPFALVQAILFLRTRSLGYVVTVHLLFDAVVFGVLVHAHNPGLIPIFLL
- a CDS encoding DMT family transporter; this translates as MSWIVLVVSGVLEAVWATALGRSEGFTKLWPTVIFGAALVASMGGLAWALREIPTGTGYAVWVGIGATLTVAYGMFTGTEPVSLVKILLILGLVGCIIGLKLVSS
- a CDS encoding TetR/AcrR family transcriptional regulator, producing MVDADQRRDEIASAVWRVIRRDGLERASVREVAREAGLSTGSLRHYFSSQPELLVFTMRSVMERIERRVAAVHQPDDALQAAKLVLAELLPLDDERQAENEVWMAFTSRALVDPQLGSLRDEAYDRMREACVLWVGRLCGDAGEDVREVEAERLFAVLDGLAVHAAIRPERATPARLRAALDHHLDQVTSSCR
- a CDS encoding prolipoprotein diacylglyceryl transferase, which produces MFPTLRDLIPWLPPVDTHAVFVALGLGAAGVVFLVERRRRGVSDPRVAYIVLGALMGAAVFSRLGTWAQHLDPSRNLSLIDQLAYGNASMLSALVGAWLGVHVAKRIVRFPDRTGDLFAPAVALAMVIGRIGCLLTEKPGTPTGGGWGIVLDPAAAARVGAEAGVPLHPSFVYEIVFHAAAFALLWFWLRHRPVAAGETLTLFIAAYALFRFGVEFVRGNEVAWLGLTRPQLFLAVTIPLLLARIVWMARRGTLRETADPETESGRTTSNAQHA
- a CDS encoding radical SAM protein gives rise to the protein MSQAGAGMPLRDYRVHRYVNAFCPQCHEEDPDRPLSEVRRLSGWLADRDGTIWLERGCPDHGLIRTLYDESAEILTYLEQWTAPTKVHTPDLAGNFKPVPSAYEDGLPQMQTQHTCILLEDLTDHCNLRCPTCFAESSPAASSIAPLAEVLASVDARLARENGRIDVLMLSGGEPTLYPWLEQLLEHLVARPVVRILINSNGLRIAQDDAFVETLKKHRERVEIYLQYDGESAESSRFHRGADIRRFKERAIQRLSDAGVFMTLTMTATLGVNDGEMGDVIRRAMATPFVGGVTIQPVFGSGRSSGIDPTARLTHTGVLARLGPQTGGEVTWRDLTALPCSHPHCCSVGYLLKDDSGDWKSLVGLIGHDQLKGFLDLQPDMLANRIADSNVNKAIREVVKGSLLDLLSEQSSLSHPSMATIWRDICQNCDLGIGTLATLAASKLPGQHARLRKMMGERVLRITVKPFMDINTMIEERLTQCCVHVATVNETTAAHQCAPFCAVQAWAPLSRTRISTATGGRRQIPVSVA
- a CDS encoding cupin domain-containing protein — protein: MTEHSPAPADIQVVRIDELPTFEVTPGITGRLLPATDLIRAWAYDFAPGTRWPTTDHHVLEERYYVASGEIDDNGTTYPAGTYVVFSPGTSHRPGSTAGGRMIGLSDARDPGEPVTG
- a CDS encoding zinc-dependent alcohol dehydrogenase family protein produces the protein MRAVMMYGPGDVRVEERPRPEILAPTDAVIRVTATCICGSDLWPYRGLEPLAATPQRMGHEYIGVVEEIGAEVRNLTAGDYVVGSFVASDNTCEICRAGYQSRCVHQVMMGAIGTQAEYARIPLADGTLVRTPAEPTPEQVPSLLAASDVLGTGWYAAVAAEAAPGKTVAVVGDGAVGLLGILAASQLGAERVIAMSRHADRQALARRFGATDIVADRGEAGVAAIKDMTHGLGAHSVIEAVGTQGSMEQAIRSTRPGGHIGYVGVSHDVTLDGAELFFASVHLHGGPAPVRRFLPELVELIWDGVIVPGDVFDLTLPLADAAEGYRAMDERRAIKVLLTL
- the glsA gene encoding glutaminase A; amino-acid sequence: MSRSADPARYDLEGLRDRVLAEEGGTVDDSIPELAGADADLCAIALALPDGTVRGSTQADVPFSIQSAVKPFLFALALVDTGGEALHRIGIEPTGEAFDAIKLESGTGRPPNPMVNAGALLTAALVDGGDVEGRNERIRRGLAAFAGRELEVDEDVARSEHLLGDRNHALAHLMRAEGTLEVGADDAVAVYARACATLVDAEALAVMGATLACGGVNPVTGERVLPEESARDVVSVMATCGVYDGSGRWMRGVGIPAKSSVSGAIVLSAPRTLGAAVISPPLDERGTSVRGRIACERLSDELGLHVFG